One window of the Pyrus communis chromosome 17, drPyrComm1.1, whole genome shotgun sequence genome contains the following:
- the LOC137723317 gene encoding protein FAR1-RELATED SEQUENCE 5-like — MDSDGDIALESSDAQELIAYDDDSIVEPYEGMEFESEDAAKIFYDEYARHVGFVMRVMSCRRSERDGRILARRLGCNKEGHCVSIRGKFGPVRKPRASTREGCKAMIHVKYDKSSKWVITKFIKDHNHPLVVSPREARQTLDEKDKKIQELTAELRNKKRLCTTYQEQLTAFTEIVEEYNEQLSKKVQNVRGNIEEFEAIDQELSQHR; from the exons A TGGATTCGGACGGGGATATAGCATTGGAGAGTTCTGATGCGCAGGAACTTATTGCATATGACGACGATTCCATTGTAGAACCATATGAGGGTATGGAATTCGAATCTGAAGATGCTGCCAAGATATTTTATGATGAGTATGCACGGCATGTTGGATTTGTCATGCGTGTGATGTCATGCCGTCGGTCTGAAAGAGATGGTAGGATTCTTGCTCGTCGACTTGGGTGTAATAAGGAGGGACACTGTGTTAGTATTCGAGGTAAATTTGGGCCGGTTCGAAAACCACGAGCAAGTACAAGGGAAGGTTGTAAGGCAATGATTCACGTAAAGTATGATAAATCCAGTAAATGGGTGATTACAAAATTCATAAAGGATCATAATCATCCACTAGTGGTGTCCCCACGTGAAGCTCGTCAAACCTTG GATGAGAAGGATaagaaaattcaagaattaaCTGCAGAGCTTCGGAACAAGAAACGGCTGTGCACAACATATCAGGAACAGCTAACGGCATTTACTGAGATTGTTGAAGAGTATAATGAACAGCTATCCAAGAAAGTTCAAAATGTAAGGGGTAATATTGAAGAATTTGAGGCCATAGATCAGGAGCTTTCACAGCATAGATAG
- the LOC137722398 gene encoding protein FAR1-RELATED SEQUENCE 5-like, whose product MEFALDGDVDGEVVGSSAEMELSRAADENETGGSSVEGAFQLGLDDKINVDSPGGDIIPEAVPVVSVVSADEPYVGQEFETEAAAHAFYNAYATHVGFIIRVSKLSRSRRDGSAIGRALVCNKEGYRMPDKREKIVRQRAETRVGCRAMILVRKVTSGKWVVTKFVKEHTHPLTPGKGRRDCIYDQYPNEHDKIRELSQQLAIEKKRAATYKRHLELIFEHIEEHNESLSKKIQHIVDSVKEIEGKELQGHR is encoded by the exons A TGGAATTTGCACTTGATGGTGATGTTGATGGCGAGGTGGTGGGGAGTTCTGCTGAGATGGAACTTAGTAGAGCAGCTGATGAAAATGAAACCGGCGGTAGTTCTGTTGAAGGGGCATTCCAGTTGGGCCTGGATGATAAAATAAATGTAGATTCTCCTGGAGGGGATATAATTCCAGAAGCAGTTCCTGTAGTATCGGTGGTTTCCGCAGATGAGCCATATGTTGGTCAAGAGTTTGAAACTGAAGCAGCTGCTCATGCATTTTATAATGCATATGCCACACATGTGGGATTCATAATTCGTGTAAGCAAGCTCTCTCGATCAAGGCGTGATGGATCTGCCATTGGTCGTGCACTTGTTTGTAACAAAGAGGGTTATAGAATGCCTGACAAACGTGAAAAAATTGTAAGGCAAAGAGCCGAGACCAGGGTTGGTTGCAGAGCAATGATTTTGGTGAGGAAAGTAACTTCTGGGAAATGGGTTGTCACAAAATTTGTAAAGGAGCACACTCATCCTTTGACACCTGGGAAAGGTCGAAGGGATTGCATTTATGATCAATATCCG AATGAGCATGACAAAATTCGGGAATTATCTCAGCAGTTGGCAATAGAGAAAAAGCGTGCTGCGACCTATAAAAGACATCTGGAACTAATTTTTGAGCACATTGAAGAACACAACGAGAGCCTATCAAAGAAGATCCAACACATAGTAGACAGTGTGAAGGAGATTGAAGGCAAAGAACTGCAAGGACACAGATAA
- the LOC137722396 gene encoding uncharacterized CRM domain-containing protein At3g25440, chloroplastic-like has translation MARAVFSAAVRRASSVLKSSPSKPHSLRSGFPTQEPIFIATIHLPLPNPLNASWVFRNLSHGSVNLVISQGKPKFEMHEIDPPKKEKWLTKKRLKQQRMREKQERRAANRKDPRQLGIKRKKKGQKFANAEERIKYKLEKARIKEALLIERLKRYEIPKVQGPEVQPDDLTGEERFYMKKMAQKKSNYAPIGKRGIFGGVILNMHMHWKKHETVKVICKPCKPGQVHEYAQEIARLSGGIPIQIVGDDTIIFYRGKNYVMPKVMSPTNTLSKKKALEKFKYEQSLETVRHFIAVAEKELELYYRHIALYGDPNDRNPISILDSPTQEIKESGELKMLEKQNVDSTNDFFSASLSEINAGSSISELSESEDSEDDKFSINESDSEDDNLSINKSDSEDDSIFDSANETISSKRKNSTSPLDVRYERTEP, from the exons ATGGCAAGAGCTGTGTTTTCTGCTGCTGTTCGCAGAGCTTCTTCGGTTCTCAAATCTTCGCCTTCCAAACCTCACTCTCtaag GTCAGGTTTTCCAACCCAAGAACCAATTTTCATTGCAACCATACACTTGCCTCTGCCAAATCCTCTAAACGCATCATGGGTTTTCAGAAACTTGAGCCATGGGTCGGTGAATTTGGTGATATCACAAGGGAAACCCAAGTTCGAGATGCACGAAATCGATCCACCAAAAAAGGAGAAGTGGCTGACCAAGAAGAGGTTAAAGCaacagagaatgagagagaagcAGGAGAGAAGAGCGGCCAATAGGAAGGATCCACGTCAGCTCGGCatcaagaggaagaagaaagggcAGAAGTTTGCTAATGCTGAGGAGAGAATCAAGTACAAGCTTGAAAAG GCTAGAATAAAGGAAGCTTTGCTGATTGAAAGACTTAAGAGGTATGAAATTCCAAAAGTCCAGGGTCCTGAGGTACAACCAGATGACCTGACAGGTGAGGAGCGGttttatatgaagaaaatgGCTCAAAAGAAGTCTAATTATGCACCGATTGGAAAACGAGGAATTTTCGGAGGTGTTATTCTTAACATGCATATGCATTGGAAAAAACATGAAACCGTCAAGGTGATTTGCAAGCCATGTAAACCTGGCCAAGTACATGAATATGCCCAGGAAATTGCTAGACTGAGTGGCGGGATCCCAATTCAAATAGTTGGAGATGACACCATAATATTCTATCGAGGAAAGAACTATGTCATGCCAAAAGTTATGTCACCCACAAATACTTTGTCCAAGAAAAAG GCACTGGAAAAGTTTAAGTACGAGCAATCCCTCGAGACCGTGCGGCACTTCATTGCCGTTGCTGAGAAGGAACTGGAGCTGTATTACAGACATATTGCACTTTATGGTGACCCAAATGACAGGAATCCCATTTCAATCTTGGATAGTCCAACACAAGAGATCAAGGAATCAGGGGAACTTAAAATGCTTGAAAAGCAAAATGTAGATTCCACCAATGATTTCTTTTCCGCGAGTCTTTCAGAGATAAACGCAGGTTCCTCAATCTCAGAGCTATCAGAAAGTGAGGATTCTGAAGATGACAAATTCTCAATAAACGAATCAGATTCTGAAGATGATAACTTATCGATAAACAAATCAGATTCTGAAGATGACAGCATATTTGATTCCGCCAATGAAACAATCTCTTCGAAGAGGAAAAACAGCACGTCACCATTGGATGTTAGGTACGAGAGAACGGAACCTTAA